From one Terriglobales bacterium genomic stretch:
- a CDS encoding BON domain-containing protein, translating to MGCSTRPNDAAIVSQVQSKIAADSGLAGKAVTVQSTDGVVTLSGSVDNEQQRAAAAVHAGTVEGVKTVVNNLQVVPLTAGTEPGARFATGASSAATAGAMSSSPSALPTSAPAQVTIPEGTVLSVRMIDAIDSEQSKIGDIFRGTLETPIAIDGKTVAAKGADVEGRVIAAKSGGKFAGRPEISLELTQLTLGGKQYHLNTSEFATHGASRGKETAAAVGGGAAVGAIIGGIAGGGKGAAIGAAAGAGAGTGVQAIRKSGQVKVPSESVIEFRLLNPVLVTP from the coding sequence ATGGGGTGCTCGACACGGCCCAACGACGCCGCTATCGTGAGCCAGGTTCAAAGCAAGATCGCGGCAGATTCGGGGCTGGCTGGAAAAGCCGTCACCGTTCAGTCCACCGATGGTGTGGTCACACTCTCCGGCAGCGTAGACAATGAACAGCAGCGCGCCGCTGCGGCCGTGCATGCCGGGACCGTCGAAGGCGTCAAGACTGTTGTGAACAACCTGCAGGTTGTGCCGTTGACGGCCGGAACCGAGCCGGGCGCACGCTTTGCCACAGGGGCGTCGTCCGCTGCGACCGCCGGGGCCATGTCTTCCTCCCCCAGCGCTCTCCCAACGTCCGCGCCTGCCCAGGTCACCATTCCGGAAGGCACGGTCCTCTCTGTGCGCATGATCGATGCCATCGACTCCGAGCAGAGCAAGATCGGGGATATTTTCCGGGGAACTCTGGAGACTCCGATTGCGATTGACGGCAAAACCGTCGCCGCCAAAGGCGCCGATGTGGAAGGCCGGGTGATTGCCGCCAAGAGCGGAGGCAAGTTCGCCGGACGGCCGGAAATCTCCCTGGAGCTCACGCAACTTACGCTTGGGGGAAAGCAGTACCACCTGAACACCAGCGAGTTCGCGACCCACGGCGCCTCCCGCGGCAAGGAGACCGCGGCGGCCGTAGGCGGCGGGGCCGCGGTTGGAGCCATCATCGGAGGCATCGCGGGCGGCGGGAAGGGTGCGGCCATCGGTGCTGCTGCTGGCGCCGGGGCGGGTACCGGCGTGCAGGCGATTCGCAAGTCCGGCCAGGTGAAGGTTCCATCCGAGTCGGTGATCGAGTTCCGCCTGCTGAACCCAGTTTTGGTGACGCCGTAG
- a CDS encoding response regulator, which produces MAAQGKNILCIDTDRNGLTLRGALLQDHGYRVLTATCGREGLQLFVSQAVDAILLDYYLTLLDGGVVADEIKRLKPETRVVMLTDHREVPQDGLKSVDAFVFKSHGPEALLAALHAVLEANSGSKTAGADFRAGGKASIA; this is translated from the coding sequence ATGGCCGCACAGGGTAAGAACATCCTATGCATTGATACCGACAGGAACGGTCTCACTCTCCGCGGGGCGTTGCTGCAAGACCACGGATACCGAGTCCTGACCGCCACGTGCGGACGTGAGGGCCTGCAACTCTTCGTTTCGCAGGCGGTCGACGCGATCCTGCTCGACTACTACCTGACCTTGCTGGACGGCGGCGTGGTGGCGGATGAGATCAAGCGCCTAAAGCCCGAGACCCGAGTGGTGATGCTGACCGACCATCGAGAAGTCCCTCAGGATGGGCTGAAATCGGTGGATGCGTTCGTGTTCAAGTCCCATGGGCCCGAAGCCCTGCTGGCGGCACTTCATGCTGTCTTGGAGGCCAATTCGGGCTCCAAAACAGCCGGGGCTGATTTCAGGGCTGGCGGAAAAGCCAGCATAGCGTAA
- a CDS encoding lmo0937 family membrane protein gives MLWTIFVIFVILWLLGFSFHVGGGLIHLLLVLAVVVLIVNLLGGRRVTG, from the coding sequence ATGCTTTGGACAATTTTTGTGATCTTCGTGATTCTGTGGCTTCTGGGTTTCAGCTTTCATGTAGGCGGAGGCCTGATCCATCTGCTGTTAGTTCTGGCGGTAGTCGTTTTGATCGTTAACTTGCTGGGCGGACGCCGAGTTACCGGCTAG
- a CDS encoding response regulator produces MARKPKHRILVVDDDLSNREYIAELLASHGYDVSTAADGFDALLQLTQEPPDVIISDLNMPNMSGAELLSIVRRGYPHTLLIAMSGAYESGAIPAGVVADAFFAKGQQEPKALVRTTGDLISASVAPPESN; encoded by the coding sequence ATGGCGAGGAAGCCCAAGCACCGAATCTTGGTGGTCGATGATGACTTGAGTAATCGTGAGTATATTGCGGAGCTGCTGGCGTCTCACGGATACGACGTCTCCACGGCGGCGGATGGTTTCGATGCTCTCCTGCAACTGACGCAAGAGCCTCCCGACGTCATCATTTCCGACCTCAACATGCCCAACATGTCGGGAGCCGAGCTGCTCTCGATCGTCCGCCGGGGCTATCCCCACACCCTGCTCATTGCCATGAGTGGAGCATATGAGAGTGGAGCCATACCGGCCGGAGTCGTCGCCGACGCCTTTTTCGCCAAGGGTCAGCAGGAGCCGAAGGCCCTCGTACGCACTACGGGTGACCTGATCAGCGCTTCGGTGGCACCGCCAGAGAGTAACTGA